Proteins from a genomic interval of Streptococcus oralis:
- a CDS encoding YlbF/YmcA family competence regulator translates to MSNIYDSANELSRGLRELPEYKAVKAAKDAIQADEQASKIFADYLAFQQEIQVMAQTGQMPDASFQEKMQSFSKQIQENALLSDFFAKQQQLSIYLSDIEKIVFEPVSELLK, encoded by the coding sequence ATGTCAAATATTTACGATAGTGCAAATGAACTCAGTCGTGGGTTACGCGAATTACCAGAATACAAGGCGGTCAAGGCAGCAAAAGATGCCATCCAAGCTGATGAACAAGCTAGCAAGATTTTTGCAGACTATCTCGCTTTCCAGCAAGAAATCCAAGTCATGGCGCAAACTGGACAAATGCCAGACGCCTCTTTCCAAGAAAAGATGCAGTCTTTCAGTAAGCAAATCCAAGAGAACGCTCTTTTGTCAGATTTCTTTGCCAAACAGCAACAATTGTCCATTTACCTTTCGGACATTGAAAAAATTGTCTTTGAACCTGTTTCAGAATTATTAAAATAG
- the aroA gene encoding 3-phosphoshikimate 1-carboxyvinyltransferase, producing MKLKTNIRHLHGSIRVPGDKSISHRSIIFGSLAEGETKVYDILRGEDVLSTMQVFRDLGVEIEDKDGVITIQGVGMDGLKAPQDALDMGNSGTSIRLISGVLAGADFEVEMFGDDSLSKRPMDRVTIPLKKMGVSISGQTERDLPPLRLKGTKNLTPIHYELPIASAQVKSALIFAGLQAQGESVIIEKECTRNHTEDMLQQFGGHLSVDGKKITVQGPQKLIGQKVVVPGDISSAAFWLVAGLIVPNSRVVLQNVGINETRTGIIDIIRAMGGKLEITEIDPVAKSATLTVESSDLKGTEIGGSLIPRLIDELPIIALLATQAQGVTVIKDAEELKVKETDRIQVVADALNSMGTDITPTADGMIIKGKSRLHGARVNTFGDHRIGMMTAIAALLVADGEVELDRAEAINTSYPSFFDDLESLIHG from the coding sequence ATGAAACTAAAAACAAACATTCGCCACTTACATGGCAGTATCCGGGTTCCAGGTGACAAGTCTATCAGCCACCGTTCAATTATTTTTGGAAGTTTGGCTGAGGGAGAGACCAAGGTTTATGATATTCTGCGTGGAGAGGATGTGCTCTCAACCATGCAGGTCTTTCGTGACCTTGGTGTTGAAATTGAGGACAAAGATGGGGTTATTACCATTCAGGGTGTGGGCATGGATGGCTTAAAAGCTCCTCAAGATGCTCTTGATATGGGTAATTCTGGTACCTCGATTCGCCTGATCTCAGGTGTCCTTGCTGGTGCAGACTTTGAAGTAGAGATGTTTGGAGATGATAGTCTTTCCAAACGTCCTATGGATCGTGTGACGATTCCATTGAAAAAAATGGGCGTTAGTATTTCAGGGCAAACTGAGCGAGACCTGCCTCCTCTTCGCCTCAAAGGAACAAAAAATCTAACACCTATTCACTATGAGTTGCCAATCGCCTCTGCTCAAGTTAAGTCTGCCTTGATATTTGCAGGCTTGCAGGCTCAGGGGGAGTCCGTTATTATCGAGAAAGAATGTACTCGCAACCACACCGAAGATATGCTACAGCAATTTGGTGGTCATTTAAGTGTGGATGGCAAAAAAATCACAGTTCAAGGACCACAAAAACTGATCGGACAAAAGGTAGTTGTTCCAGGAGATATTTCCAGTGCAGCCTTTTGGTTGGTCGCAGGTTTGATTGTTCCAAACTCTCGTGTGGTGCTGCAGAATGTGGGCATCAATGAAACGCGTACAGGTATTATTGATATCATTCGTGCCATGGGAGGAAAACTAGAAATAACTGAAATCGATCCAGTCGCTAAATCAGCAACCTTGACTGTCGAGTCTTCAGACCTGAAAGGAACAGAGATTGGTGGATCCTTGATTCCACGTTTGATTGATGAATTGCCTATTATTGCCCTTCTAGCGACGCAAGCCCAAGGTGTAACAGTTATTAAGGATGCTGAGGAACTCAAGGTTAAGGAAACCGACCGCATTCAGGTGGTGGCAGATGCTTTAAATAGCATGGGGACGGATATCACTCCTACAGCAGATGGGATGATTATCAAAGGGAAATCAAGACTTCATGGCGCTAGAGTCAATACGTTTGGTGACCACCGAATTGGAATGATGACAGCTATCGCAGCCCTCTTGGTTGCTGATGGAGAAGTGGAACTTGACCGTGCTGAAGCCATCAATACCAGCTATCCTAGCTTCTTTGATGATTTGGAGAGCTTGATTCATGGCTAA
- a CDS encoding shikimate kinase produces MAKVLLGFMGAGKSTIARGLDPDYIDMDALIEERLGMSIADFFAEKGEVAFRQVESEVLADLLKTDRVVSTGGGVVISQRNRDLLKTNPDNIYLKADFETLYQRISADRDNQRPLFLNKSKEELASIFHERQAWYEEVASRVLDVTKLSPEEIIEELR; encoded by the coding sequence ATGGCTAAGGTGTTATTAGGCTTTATGGGGGCTGGCAAATCGACTATTGCAAGAGGATTGGACCCAGACTACATCGATATGGATGCCTTAATCGAGGAACGTTTGGGCATGTCCATTGCGGATTTCTTCGCTGAAAAAGGAGAAGTGGCCTTTCGTCAAGTAGAGTCAGAAGTCCTAGCTGACTTACTAAAAACGGACCGAGTTGTGTCAACTGGCGGAGGAGTTGTCATTTCTCAGAGAAATCGCGACTTGCTCAAGACCAATCCTGATAACATCTATCTAAAAGCAGATTTTGAAACTCTCTATCAGCGTATCTCGGCTGATAGGGACAACCAGCGCCCGCTTTTTCTCAACAAAAGTAAAGAAGAACTAGCCAGTATTTTCCATGAAAGACAAGCTTGGTATGAGGAAGTAGCCAGTCGGGTTCTGGATGTGACCAAGTTAAGCCCAGAGGAAATTATAGAGGAACTGAGATGA